The genomic window AATTTAGATGTGATAAAGACAGCCGATTATATAATAGACCTTGGACCTGAAGGAGGGGAGATGGGAGGGGAAATCGTAGCAAGAGGGACCCCTGAAGAGGTTTCAGAAGTTAAAGACTCTTACACAGGTCATTTTCTACAAGAGATTTTAAACTCTCATTAACTAAAATGCGAAATATTAAAATGATATTAGAATATGATGGAACCGATTATCATGGATGGCAGATTCAGGATCGTGAACCTACAATACAAGAAATTATAGAAGATAGGTTAAAAAGTATAACAAAAGAGACTATAAGAACTATTTCTTCTGGCAGAACCGATGCGGGTGTTCATGCCTTGGGACAAGTAATTAATTTTTATACGAAAAGCTCTATGGATAATCTCTCGTTTTTAAAAGCTATGAATTCATTATTGCCAAGAGATATTGCAGTAAAGGAGGTTATGGATGTTCCATTAGATTTCCATGCCAGGTTTTCAGCAAAAAGCAAGACTTATAAGTATTTGATACTGAATTCTCCCATAAGAAATGCATTTTACGAAAGATATTCATGGCATATTCCCTACCGGTTAGATTTAGAATTAATGAAAGAGGCTTCAGATTATATTGAGGGTACCCATGACTTCTCAACTTTTAGAG from Nitrospinota bacterium includes these protein-coding regions:
- the truA gene encoding tRNA pseudouridine(38-40) synthase TruA, whose translation is MILEYDGTDYHGWQIQDREPTIQEIIEDRLKSITKETIRTISSGRTDAGVHALGQVINFYTKSSMDNLSFLKAMNSLLPRDIAVKEVMDVPLDFHARFSAKSKTYKYLILNSPIRNAFYERYSWHIPYRLDLELMKEASDYIEGTHDFSTFRASSCGARNPIRTILGSNIERIENLIEITIEANAFLQYMVRNIIGTLIEVGRKKIRPIDIKLLIEKKDRKKAGPTSPPHGLFLLSVSY